The following are encoded together in the Populus trichocarpa isolate Nisqually-1 chromosome 5, P.trichocarpa_v4.1, whole genome shotgun sequence genome:
- the LOC18098845 gene encoding gibberellin receptor GID1C produces the protein MAGSNGVNLNESKRVVPLNTWVLISNFKLAYNLLRRPDGTFNRHLAEFLDRKVPANANPVDGVFSFDVIIDRGTSLLSRIYRRADAQESQPNIVDLEKPVNSEVVPVIIFFHGGSFAHSSSNSAIYDTLCRRLVGLCKAVVVSVNYRRAPENRYPCAYDDGWTALKWVNSRTWLQSKKDSKVHIYLAGDSSGGNIVHHVALRAVESGIDVLGNILLNPMFGGQERTESEKRLDGKYFVTLQDRDWYWRAFLPEREDRDHPACNPFGPKGKSLEGIKFPKSLVVVAGLDLVHDRQITYAEGLKKAGQDVKLLYLEQATIGFYLLPNNNYFHTVMDEISEFVSPNC, from the exons ATGGCTGGAAGTAATGGAGTTAATCTCAATGAAAGCAAG AGGGTGGTACCCCTGAATACATGGGTCCTCATATCAAATTTCAAGCTGGCTTACAATCTTCTTCGTCGTCCTGATGGGACTTTCAACCGCCACTTGGCTGAGTTCCTTGACCGGAAAGTTCCTGCTAACGCGAATCCAGTTGATGGGGTTTTCTCATTTGATGTTATCATTGACCGTGGGACTAGCCTTCTTAGCCGAATCTATAGACGAGCTGATGCGCAAGAATCACAACCAAATATTGTTGACCTTGAGAAGCCTGTCAACTCGGAGGTTGTCCCTGTCATAATCTTCTTTCATGGCGGAAGCTTTGCTCACTCTTCTTCAAACAGTGCTATATATGATACACTCTGTCGCCGCCTGGTGGGCCTTTGCAAGGCTGTGGTAGTGTCTGTGAATTATAGGCGTGCACCTGAAAATCGATACCCATGTGCTTATGATGATGGATGGACTGCTCTGAAGTGGGTTAATTCAAGAACATGGCTCCAGAGCAAGAAAGATTCTAAAGTTCATATATACTTGGCTGGGGATAGTTCTGGTGGTAACATTGTTCACCATGTTGCTTTAAGAGCAGTAGAATCGGGAATTGATGTTTTGGGAAACATACTGCTGAACCCAATGTTTGGTGGGCAAGAGAGAACAGAATCAGAGAAGCGATTAGATGGCAAATATTTTGTTACTCTCCAAGACCGAGACTGGTATTGGAGAGCATTTCTTCCTGAAAGAGAGGATAGGGACCATCCAGCATGTAATCCATTTGGTCCAAAAGGTAAAAGCCTCGAAGGAATTAAATTTCCTAAGAGTCTTGTTGTGGTGGCCGGTTTAGACCTTGTTCACGACCGGCAAATAACATATGCTGAAGGTCTCAAGAAGGCTGGTCAAGATGTGAAACTTCTGTATCTGGAGCAGGCAACAATAGGTTTCTACTTGTTGCCCAATAACAATTACTTCCATACAGTGATGGATGAGATAAGTGAATTCGTGAGTCCTAACTGTTAA